The stretch of DNA CCGAGAGCGGACAGGGCGAGGACTGGCCGGTCGACCACGCCGAGCTCACCGCGTACATCGAGCGCGTCGAGCACGAGGTGGGCGTCGCGGGCCCGGAGCACTACCCGTGGGACCCGGACCGCCGCTACCGGATGGGACCGCCGGCGCGGAACGCCTCGTCGGACATGATGATGCGCGGGACCGCGGCGCTCGGGATCACGGCGACGGACGCTCCGGTCGCGCTGACGACCGAGGACCGGGTGCAGGAGCACCACGGTCTGCGCCAGGCCTGCGTGTCCTGCGGTTCGTGCCACCAGGGCTGCCGCAACGGCTCGAAGGTGTCGATGGACACCACGTACCTGCCCGCAGCCGTCGCGTTCGGTGCCGAGATCCGTCCGGACTCCTTCGTGCACGGCATCGAGCTCGACGCCGACGGCCGGGTGTGCGCCGTGCTCTACACGCGCGACGGCCGGGAGCGTCGGCAGCGGTGCCGCTCCCTCGTGCTGGCCGCCGGCGGGGTGGAGACGCCGCGCCTGCTCCTGCACACCGGCCTGGCGAACAGCAGCGGCCAGGTCGGTCGCAACTTCACCGCGCACGGAGCGACCCAGGTGTGGGCGACCTTCGACGAGTCGATGCGCTCGTACCGCGGCTACCCGTCGTCGATCATCACCGAGGACTTCGTCCGACCGACCGACGCGGACTTCGCGGGCGGCTACCTGATCCAGAGCCTCGGCGTCCAGCCGCTGACCTTCGCGACCACGCTGGTGCGGGGCGGGGGGCTCCGGGGCGCCGAGCTCGTGAAGGCGATGCGGGACTACCCGCGGATGGCCGGGGTCGGCATCAACGCCGAGTGCCTGCCGTACGACGACAACCGGCTGGTGCTCTCCGACGACCTCGACGAGCACGGGGTGCCCCGTGCCCGCGTGACCTTCTCGCCGGGGTCGAACGAGGACGCCATCCGCGCCCACGCGGTCCGCACGATGACGGCGATCGTCGAGGCGGCCGGCGGCACCGACGTGCGGGTCCTCGAGCGGACCGCGCACACGATCGGCACCGCCCGGATGGGCTCCGACGCCGGGTCGTCGGTCGTCGACCCCGCGGGTCGGTCGTGGGACGTGCCGAACCTGTGGGTGTGCGACAACTCGGTGTTCCCGAGCGCCGTCATCGCGAACCCCGCGCTCACGATCATGGCGCTGTCGCTGCGCACCGCCGACCGGTTCCTGCGCGACGACCCGGCGGCAGACCGGCAGCGCGCCACCGCGGCGGCGGCCTGACGACCACCGTGGCGCCCTGACGTGCACCATCGCGGTCTGAGGGGAGCGGTGCTGCGCGCACCCCGCACCCGTGCTGCGCCAGCGTCTCGCCGGCGCGGCACGGCCCTCACCCGCGGAGCGCCAGTGCCTCGCTCGTCCACCGGGCGTGCAGCGTCCAGGGGTCGCCCACCCCGGCCGCGACCCGCGCGACGTGGTCGAGCAGCGCGGGCGTCGTCCGGAACCACTCCGTCCCGGGGAACCGGTCGTCGGCGAACGCCGTGTGCCGCCGTCGCTCGAGGTGCCGGTCGCCGCGCTCGAGCGCCAGGAGCTCCTGGTGCGGCACCGCCGCGAGGCGCTGCCGCGGGTTCGCGGTCGTCCCGATCTTCACCCGGTCACCGAAGTCGTCCCGCTGCCGCAGGTAGTAGACGACGTCGACGCGCGGCGGGGGCAGCTCGCCGTCCGGGACGTCGCCCCACGGCCACTCGCACGTGCCGCAGAGCACGGCGCTCGGCCAGCGCACGCCGACCCGCGAGCCGCACACCGGGCAGGGCCCCGGCAGGGCGTCCTCGGTGCCGACGTGCTCGGCCGCCGCGTCGGCGACCAGGGTCACGTGTCCGCCGCAGAGCGGCAGGACGGCGGCGAAGCCGTCGGCGCACGGCGCGTCGCAACCGGGGACGCAGCACGTGGGGACGGCGGGAGGGGTGACCACCCGTCGGACGCTAGCGCGCGCCACCGACGTGCCCCGGGCCTCCAGGCCGAGCCGCGGACCACGCCGCCACGGACCGGGCCCTGTCGCTCAGTCCGCGAAGATCACGCCGACGGGCTCGCGCTTCTCC from Curtobacterium sp. SGAir0471 encodes:
- a CDS encoding GMC family oxidoreductase is translated as MRLDAQRHHQDDEVVDVVVVGTGAGGAPLTARLAREGLTVVAFEAGRNTEPGDHTPDEVEAPADINWMDERISGGAAPTAFGPNNSGTGVGGSTLHWGAFTPRPSTHDLRLRTESGQGEDWPVDHAELTAYIERVEHEVGVAGPEHYPWDPDRRYRMGPPARNASSDMMMRGTAALGITATDAPVALTTEDRVQEHHGLRQACVSCGSCHQGCRNGSKVSMDTTYLPAAVAFGAEIRPDSFVHGIELDADGRVCAVLYTRDGRERRQRCRSLVLAAGGVETPRLLLHTGLANSSGQVGRNFTAHGATQVWATFDESMRSYRGYPSSIITEDFVRPTDADFAGGYLIQSLGVQPLTFATTLVRGGGLRGAELVKAMRDYPRMAGVGINAECLPYDDNRLVLSDDLDEHGVPRARVTFSPGSNEDAIRAHAVRTMTAIVEAAGGTDVRVLERTAHTIGTARMGSDAGSSVVDPAGRSWDVPNLWVCDNSVFPSAVIANPALTIMALSLRTADRFLRDDPAADRQRATAAAA
- a CDS encoding GIY-YIG nuclease family protein, translating into MVTPPAVPTCCVPGCDAPCADGFAAVLPLCGGHVTLVADAAAEHVGTEDALPGPCPVCGSRVGVRWPSAVLCGTCEWPWGDVPDGELPPPRVDVVYYLRQRDDFGDRVKIGTTANPRQRLAAVPHQELLALERGDRHLERRRHTAFADDRFPGTEWFRTTPALLDHVARVAAGVGDPWTLHARWTSEALALRG